A stretch of Macadamia integrifolia cultivar HAES 741 chromosome 7, SCU_Mint_v3, whole genome shotgun sequence DNA encodes these proteins:
- the LOC122083117 gene encoding cation/H(+) antiporter 15-like — MDAKTGYEELMLPTPINGSDALTFGFRSKRVDAECIRRTGVSRGIFYGDDPFKFVEPVFLIQLIIGSLLTNFCQLLFKPLGQTSIISQIMAGFIAGPSALSRNTTVRLKLFPRPSKYVQETLSLTACVFIFFLAGVRMDIGTIKNSGKKEWSIGIMTLIVPLVLTLPTSILLKNVLTLDKAFKDGVESIGCLYATTSFHVVASFLHELKLLNSELGRLAMSSSMISVLISWIMVDIGVTIKQTMLKGDGMDVIFKLMACSLVLVTFIYYILRPIMLWMIRQTEEGKPIKQSYIYSIFIMVLGCCFVSESLGKHVALTAGFVGICVPGGPPLGSTLVEKLECFVTAVLLPLYLIVNFEDVDLYHIKPLPFFTIELLCLVGTLGKFIGTLIPCFYFDIPFKESISLGLVLSTLGLLDLQFYKSAQLLGFIDSSTFGAMCISIIMVTGFVAPLVRVIYNPSHKYRGYKKRTIQHTNLHAELPILVCVYNQESVPALINLLKATHPVQDYPMAIYLLQLIELVGRSAPLLIPYLPGKIMESQRSGRAIFNAFKIFERNNPGVNTMQAFTSVAPYATMHDDICTLALDKRVSFIIVPFHKQWHLDGGIESVSRRNINQKVLMMAPCSVGILIDRGTLTGRRSILESWAYLRVAMIFLGGIDDREALSFAMRMAQHPNVNLTVIRLIPMGDNLYFIDEIERMLDEEVIREFRLATIDYSDRVLYTEEGVTDGIGTINVILSIDDSFDLFLVGRRHDKDSPLLEGSVEWVEFPDIGFIGDILISTDFKHRVSILVVQQHGLVSKAEVALGKARLRHLSDGDMP; from the exons ATGGATGCCAAAACAGGATACGAAGAGTTAATGTTGCCGACGCCCATCAACGGTTCGGATGCATTGACATTTGGGTTCAGAAGCAAGAGAGTGGATGCCGAATGCATACGAAGGACTGGAGTCAGTAGAGGTATCTTTTATGGAGATGATCCCTTCAAATTTGTGGAACCAGTTTTCCTGATCCAGCTCATCATAGGTTCTCTCCTCACAAATTTCTGTCAACTCCTTTTCAAGCCCTTGGGCCAAACTTCCATTATCAGCCAGATCATG GCTGGTTTTATTGCAGGGCCTTCAGCTCTTAGCCGAAACACAACCGTCAGGTTAAAGTTATTCCCACGACCAAGCAAATACGTACAGGAAACCTTGTCTTTGACTGCCTGTgtattcatcttcttccttgccGGAGTGAGAATGGACATAGGCACGATCAAGAACTCGGGAAAGAAAGAATGGTCCATCGGCATCATGACACTCATCGTTCCGTTAGTGTTAACCCTGCCCACCTCCATTTTACTTAAGAATGTCCTTACCCTCGATAAGGCTTTCAAAGATGGCGTCGAATCGATTGGATGTCTATATGCTACCACTTCCTTCCACGTCGTGGCTAGTTTCCTACACGAGCTCAAACTACTCAATTCTGAACTGGGCCGCCTAGCCATGTCTTCTTCCATGATCAGTGTCCTGATTAGTTGGATCATGGTAGATATTGGCGTGACAATCAAGCAAACCATGTTGAAGGGAGATGGAATGGACGTGATCTTCAAGTTGATGGCATGTAGCTTGGTCTTGGTGACCTTCATCTACTATATTTTACGACCCATCATGCTTTGGATGATCCGACAGACGGAGGAAGGGAAACCCATCAAACAGAGCTACATTTATTCTATTTTCATCATGGTTCTAGGCTGTTGTTTCGTGAGCGAGTCGTTGGGCAAGCATGTGGCCCTCACGGCGGGATTTGTGGGCATCTGTGTTCCAGGCGGGCCACCTTTGGGTTCGACGTTGGTGGAGAAGCTTGAATGCTTCGTAACGGCTGTACTGTTGCCGCTTTACTTAATTGTGAATTTCGAGGATGTTGATTTGTATCACATCaaacctctccctttcttcacTATAGAACTTCTATGCCTGGTTGGAACCCTGGGCAAATTCATTGGAACCCTAATTCCTTGCTTCTACTTCGACATTCCATTTAAGGAATCTATCTCGCTCGGGCTAGTGTTGAGCACTCTTGGCTTGCTTGATCTTCAGTTTTACAAATCCGCACAGCTGCTTGGG TTTATCGATAGCTCAACTTTCGGGGCAATGTGTATATCTATAATAATGGTGACAGGTTTCGTTGCGCCTTTGGTTAGAGTGATTTACAATCCATCACATAAATACAGAGGCTACAAGAAACGGACCATTCAGCACACTAATCTCCATGCTGAACTCCCAATACTTGTCTGCGTCTACAACCAAGAAAGTGTTCCTGCCCTTATCAACCTCCTCAAGGCCACCCACCCTGTCCAAGACTACCCCATGGCCATCTACCTCCTACAGCTCATCGAGCTAGTCGGTCGTTCAGCCCCACTTCTCATCCCTTATCTTCCTGGAAAAATCATGGAATCTCAACGCTCCGGGCGTGCCATTTTCAATGCTTTCAAAATCTTCGAGCGCAATAACCCAGGAGTGAACACCATGCAGGCCTTCACAAGCGTAGCCCCCTACGCTACAATGCATGATGACATATGCACTCTCGCACTGGACAAGAGGGTTTCCTTCATCATCGTTCCCTTTCACAAGCAATGGCACCTCGATGGTGGGATTGAGTCGGTGAGTCGCAGGAACATCAACCAAAAGGTCCTCATGATGGCTCCATGCTCCGTCGGTATACTCATTGATCGTGGAACCTTGACTGGTCGTAGATCTATATTAGAAAGTTGGGCCTACTTGCGTGTTGCAATGATATTCCTAGGGGGCATTGATGATCGTGAAGCACTATCGTTTGCAATGCGTATGGCCCAGCACCCCAACGTCAATCTCACAGTGATCCGGTTGATTCCGATGGGCGATAATCTGTACTTCATTGATGAAATAGAAAGGATGTTGGATGAGGAAGTGATCAGAGAGTTTCGGCTTGCCACTATAGACTACAGCGATCGTGTTCTCTATACAGAAGAGGGAGTGACAGATGGGATCGGAACTATCAATGTGATATTGTCCATTGATGACTCATTTGATCTCTTTCTGGTTGGGAGACGCCATGACAAGGATTCACCATTATTGGAAGGATCAGTGGAATGGGTTGAGTTTCCAGATATTGGATTCATTGGAGACATACTCATTTCAACAGATTTCAAGCACAGAGTTTCGATTTTGGTGGTGCAACAACATGGATTGGTATCTAAAGCTGAAGTTGCCTTAGGTAAAGCTAGACTTCGCCACCTTTCCGATGGTGACATGCCATGA